The Spirochaetae bacterium HGW-Spirochaetae-1 sequence GTTCCGGCCAGGGCCATGATCAGGTAGGGACCGCCGGATACGCTGGTGCCGTCCAGGGCCATGCGGTCGGAATACAGCAGGGCCTGTTTATTGCCTTTTTCATCGGCACTCACCATGACCTTCAGGTCGCCCTTTTTCCGGAGCGCTTCGAACTCAGTAATGTCGATTTTCACGCCGTATTTCTTCTCCATGTATTCCTTCATTTCCCGCGCCGGGAACACATCGATGGAATTGCGTGAATCGAGATAGTCCACGCACACGATGCCCACCTTGAGGTTCAGCTCCGTGGCGAAGCACTTCAGGGGAAAGGTACGGGTCCCGCTTTTTGACTGAGCATATTTCTGAAAATCATCCCTGGTCCATTTCGCCGAAGACGCGCAGCCCGCGGCTGCCAGGGCGATAATGGCGATGAGGGAAATGATGCTGTTTCTAAGAATTTTGTGTTTCATGGAGCCTCCCTTGCGATGAACAAAAAGTCTCTTAACTGCCATTACTATGGCTTTACCGCAATTCTGAATCCGTATGTATAAGATCTACTATTAGAAGGATTTGAACTTATATAGCCAAGTTGAAGATACTGTGAATTATTAGCGAAATCTCCCTGAAACTGATTTCTGGCTGTGCCGGAGGCAATGTCAAACAACCATTCGGCTGCATTGCCGCACATATCGTATATAGTCAGGGCGTTTGCACTTTTTGTTATTACAGGATGGGATGTATCACCGCTGTTATCGAAATACCAGGCATAATTTCCGAAAATCGTACTAATAGTTGCACCTGAAGACGAATAGCAGGGATTTGTCGTGTCACCGCTCACATGGGTAGCAGGGTAAAACTCTCCCGCGTCCTTCACGTCTCCGTCATCATTGCTGTCAATTATATAAGTGGCAGCGAGTTCCCATTCATTCCGTGCGGGAAGCCTGAAACCGCCGGTATTGATATATGCGGTCACTGCGTCACATACCGAGGCATTAGCATCGCGTGAATCACGGATAGGAGAACCTGAAGCGCGATATGCGCATTCAAGAGAGGTGCCGTTCATTTCGTTATAGTATTCTGAAAGGGCGTTGCACCATACCATGGCATCCCGCCAGCTCACTGACATGACAGGGTGCTGGTTTGTTGTGGTACTGTCGTAATAATTACCCTGACATCCCTCATTTTGAAAATAATAACGGCCGACTCCCCTGTCACTGTGAATTGCCCAGTCGTAAATTTTTTTCCAGAGTTCATAGGTAACCTCGGTATCACCTATAGCAAATGACCTGATTACCTCGCTGTTTGTACTCCCATAGACACCGCTATAAAATTGCTTTGCCGGGACGCACCTCATAGTAAAGGCTGTGCCGTCTACGGAACAGGCAATCCCGTGACCCGCAGCATAGGGCTTTTGTTTTATTTGAACACCTGTTGATATTTTCCCCGTGCTGTCCACTGTCTGGACAGTGAATGTATATTCAGTCCCATTAATGAGCCCCGTAGCTGTAAATGATTCAATTCCACTGCTTATAGTCTGTTCTGCAGTCCCGGTTGGACTCCAGGTTATCAGTACATGATCAAAATCCGGGTCAGAAGGGTCTTCCCAAATCAAACGTATGCGTTGATTATCGAAGCTTGTCTCAAGGCTTGTCACCTCACCGGGTGACGTATCCACAGGACTATTTCCCCCGCCCCCATCGCACGAGGTAAAAACCAGCAGTAAAGATAAAACGAAAAAAAATGATAAGGCGTGTTTAAAGGTCTTCATAAATAAAACTCCTTATTGATATCGTACATAACGAAAACAAAATATTTTCAAAAAGCCCTGATGGCCCTGACCCTTTTTAGCAGGGTTTTAGGCGCAGAAAAACTGCTGTCCTCAGAGAAGCTGTGTCCTCCCGAAGCAGTGGTTGTGTGATTGGATGAACTCCAGTACTCAGCCGCGGAAAAGCCTCCCGCTCCCTGTGTATACAGATTATCATACATTAAAATCAGCTCATCCGAGGAAGGAAGAAACCAGTCGCTGTAATCATTATGCGTCAAGGCATCACATAAATAAGCGGCACGATCAGTTTTATTTGTTACATCACCACTCGTATCATCCGTATTGCTATCCAGCCATGCGACGATATTATCTGTATTATCCTGGCCGGAACCTGTAGTGATATCAGTCGTGATCCAAGTTTCATTCGCACCCCACTGCTTTGTAGTCCATTCAGTTGACGAAGGCGCCGCTTCAAGGTATGTCCATCCGTCTGCGCCAGAGTCAGGATTTACATAAAATATAAGCCCTCCGGCAGGGCCTGTATCGCCAATACTGTATCCATCATCATCCTTTTCACATGAGGAAAGAAAAAACAGAAGCGGTAAAACCAGAAGCACTATCATACATTTTTTGATCTTCATTCTTATATCTCCCTGAAATAAATAGGTGTATTTATACAGGAAGTATAGAAAAACCGGAGAGATTCGCCATCGTGGAAAACTCGTAGACGACTAAAAATAATCAATACGGGCGGAATGACAAAAGATCGACATAAAATCACTTCATAACACCGTTCTACCGAGCTTCTACCGAGCTTCTACCGAGCTTCTACCGAGCTTCTATCGAGCTTCTATCGATCATAGTACGCAAATATTTATCCCACACGCTAAGGGTTGAAATGTAATATGATTGACCTGAAATGACATACATCGTATGTGATGCCAGTTATGGAAAAACAACGATTATTCCTGAATAAAAACCTGCATATACTTTTCACGGTGACACTCATCGCGGTCATGGGGGTCACCAGTATTGCCCCGGCCTTCCCGAAAATTTCCCGTGAACTGGGCATTTCTTCGGCCCGTGTCGGGCTTCTCATTACGGTCTTCACCTTTCCCGGAATATTTCTTTCTCCTGTCATGGGTGTCATGGCCGACCGCCTGGGGAGGAAAACCGTGCTGGTGCCCTCACTTCTGCTTTTCGGCATAGCCGGCACAGCCTGTACCTTCACTCATGATTTCGCGGGCCTGCTTATCCTCAGGTTCTTCCAGGGGATTGGAGCGGCTTCCATTGCCTCGCTGAACCAGACCATCATCGGTGATGTGTTTACCGGAAAAGACCGTATTCAGGCCATGGGATATAATGCCACGGTCCTGAGTTTCGGTACGGCCCTGTATCCCGCCATTGGCGGCGCCATTGCTCTCCTGGGCTGGCATTATCCCTTTCTCCTGTCACTGTTCGCCTTTCCCGTGGCGTTCCTGGTGGCCCGAACACTGGAAAGCCCCGAACCGGAGAATACCCAGGATGTTCTGGATTATCTTAAAAGCGCCCTGCACCACATGAGAGGCGCCGATGTTATCGGCCTGTATTTTGCCAGCTCAGCGACCTTTATTCTGCTCTATGGCGTACTTTTATCATACTTTCCCTTTTATCTGAAATCGACCTACGATGCCACGTCCTTTTCCATAGGCATAATCATATCGAGCGCTTCCATAGGCACGGCCCTGGGTTCATCCAACATCAGGTACCTGAACAAACGATTTTCCATAAAGCAGCTTATCATCACGGCATTCCTGCTGTATGGAACGGCAATCGTACTCACTCTCGTAATAAAAACCCTGCTGCTGCTCCTGGTCCCGGTAATGCTCTACGGCTTCGCCAACGGGATCAACATGCCCGCCGCCCAGACCGCGCTGTCCAACAGCGCTCCCATGGAATACCGCGGCGCTTTCATGTCGCTCAATGGGATGGTCCTCCGCCTCGGCCAGACACTGGGACCTGTCCTGACCGGCCTGTCCTTTGCCCTGTGGGGGCTTCCCGGCGTCTTTTATTCAGCGCTGATCTTTATCGCCTGCACAATATTTATCCTGGCCTTTTTACTAAAAAGCAGGCCGGAAAATCCCTGATTTGACGAGAATAATACAGAGATGATTCGTCTCCCGCGATCAAAATTACTATTATTGACTTTCCACAACCGCTATACTATTGTATGCTTGACATTAACAGGAAAGGGGAGTAAAAACTCCTGAAACAACTTTAACCGGAAGGACGTATATGCAAAAGACAACACCAGCCATCTGTTTTATCGGCAGCGGCACCATGGCCCGGCGGCACTCAGCCACGCTGAAAAAACTGTATCCCCATATCAATCTTTTTTACGCCGATATAGACCCTGAACAGTCACGCCGGATGAATGATGATCTTAAGGGTAAGGGCAGCTATGCCTCCTGTGAAGAGGCCCTTCAGTCCGGTGATTTCCAGATAGCCTTCATTACCACGCCCCACGCCTGGCATGCCGAACTGGCAGTCATGGCGGCAAAAAACGGGAAGGATATTATCATTGAAAAGCCCGTGGCGAGAAACGGCAAAGAGCTGAACAGCATCCTGAAAGCCGTGACGAAATACGGTGTCCGTTGTGCCGTGTCGGAAAACTATTTCTTTAAGCCCTTCCTGAAGCCGCTGAAAAAATACATTAGCGCCGGACTCATCGGCGATGTTCTCTTTGTCGAATTGAACAAGGTCAACCGCGATTCCATACAGGGCTGGCGCACCGATCCTGTTCTCATGGGCGGCGGGGCCCTTCTGGAAGGCGGTGTCCACTGGGTGAACCTTCTTGTATCACTCGTGGGAGCCGATCCCGTAGATGTTATCGCCTTCAAACCGGAAGTCAGCTATGAAACGAATATCCCCGTCGAAGATTCTCTCATGGTCACGGCACGGTTCAGCAACGGTGTAACGGGGAAACTGCTTCATTCATGGCGAATTCCCAATTCGCTGAAGGGAATGGCCCATTCCAAGATATATGGCACAGAGGGAGTTATAACCTTTGAAAGCAATGGTCTCTTCATATCCGTATCGGGGAAGAAGCGCCGTCTATGCGTGCCCAATCCCCTGGATTTTCTCGGATTCAAGGCAATGCACAGGAGTTTCATACAGAATTATATGGACGGCAAACCCTGGGAACCGTCACTGGAGCGTATTACCATGGAATTCGGACTTGTTGAAGCGGCTTATCGCTCCTTAAAGACAAAAAAGCTGGAATCAATAAAAACAGTATAATGGGACTGATTTTTGCTTGATTTATATAGACCTTATAAAAAGATGAGCCTCGTATACTTTTTATCAAATTCATACTTTTATGGAGCGGAAAGTGAACAATATCGAGAATAATTATAGCTCAATTGCCGAACAGATTTCTCTTAAAATCGACTCGCTGCTTGAAACTATCGGAGACTCCTCAAAACGCGAAGCAGTCAAAAATTTCTGGAAGAATGACATTGTTGAATACTTTCTTCTCTGGCACAAACTGGGAGAGGAACTTACTGCAGGAACTATTTCTCAGGACGAAGCCAGTGAAAAGATAATAAAAGCAACAGACGAAACCCTTTATAAAGGGGATATACTGGAAGAGAGCCTCCATGATGATGAACTGGTAAAACAGCTGAAAAATATATTCAGGATTACCGGTGCACCCTATGGCCTGAAATCCAATGCCGTACGTCACGCCCTGGTGAAGCCGGGCGGATATCCCGGTGATTATGAACTCCTGGAATTCATATATAACAATGTCCCCACTTCGGATCACCTGGGATACTGCGCAGACAGGACATTCCTCGCCGACGGATATGCCCGGGCAGTTAATGCCAGAAAAGATCTCATGAAGGATATACTCAAAAAGTATCTGAAATCCAGGGAAAACAGCGATACACCTGTTGAAATTCTTAACATTGCCTGCGGCGCTTCAAGGGACCTGCGGGAAATGTTTAAAGAGGAATCCTTTAATTTCAAATCGGAAATAAAATTTACCCTGATTGATAAATCTACCGACGCCCTGAACTTTTCCCGGGAAAATCTGACCGGCATCCATAAAAATGTCAATTTCGATTTTCTGAACCACAGCGTCTACGATTACCTGAAAGAGCCCGATACCTACTTTAAAATGCTTAAAAACAAGGATATAGTCTATTCCATCGGCCTTGCCGATTATATTCCCGAAGAACCGCTGAAGGCCCAGACAAAGTTCTTCTTTGATCTCCTCAAACCCGGCGGATTGCTCATTATTGCCCACAAGGATTCCAAAAACTATCACCCCATTACTCCTGACTGGTGGGCCGACTGGACATTCCACATGAGAAATGAGGATGAAGTGGTGAATATATTTAAATCAAGCGGTATAAATAATTATTCATTGACAATTGAACGGGAAAAGAAGACAAATATTATATTCTTCGTCATAATAGAGAAGAAATAAGGGAATCTCAATAAATCATTTTATTGTTAATGAAAAACCTGATTTTTGAGGTGCCCATACTTTAATACGGCAAAGGTGCATACATGTCCTTTCTGGGAATAACCGGGCTGGTTAATTTTGTAACCAGCACAATCCTGGGGATTTTTATCCTGTTCAAAAATCCCCAAAAAAATCTCAGAAACACATACTTCCTATTAAATGCCAGTGTTGCCATTTTCAGCCTGGGATACTTCTTCTGGCAGATGTCGACGGATCTCATTTCCGCCACGATATGGTTTAAAGTCCTTACCGTCGGCATTATCCTTATCAACGTATTCTTCATACATTTTGTCTTTGTTTATGTAGGTATCGCCAAGCGGAAAAAATACGAGCTTGGTATTTATTATCTCATAAGCCTGGTATTCATTTTCTTAAACATCAATTCACAGCTCTATACCTCAATGGAACCCCGTCATGGTATGGGATTCTGGCCGAATCCAACGGTTTTTTTTGACGTATACCTGATCTTCTGGTTTTTCCTCTGTTTTTACGGCTTTGGCTGGTTTCTCAAGAGCTATTATGATAGTTTCGGATTTCAGAGGGAACAGAGGAAATATCTCACCCTTGGAGCTGCCGTGGGCTTCATCGGCGGTGCGTCAAACTGGCCCATGTGGTATGACGTTTACTTCCCCCCCTATGTCAATTTTTTCATCAGTATTTATGTTCTCCTTATTGCCTATGCCATAATCAAATACCGGCTCATGGACATAAAAATATTGCTCACCCGCGCCGGGATATTCCTTATTCTGTACACTGTAATACTGGGCATACCATTCTTTATGGGGTATCAAACCGACTTTGGTTTCGAATCATTCCTCCTTATTTTCGTATTCGCCACACTTGGCCCGGTGATCTATCAGTATCTTCAGAAGAAAGCAGAAGATGTCCTGCTGGGCAAACAACGAACCTATCAGAACATGTTTCTCCAGGCCGGAAAGGAGTTTCTCAGAGAAAAGGATCTGAACCGTATTCTGAAAATAATAGTCAATGGCGTGAAATACCAGATTCTTGTTGAATATGCCGCAATTTTTCTTCTCGATCAGGATAGCGGTGTTTATAAACTGAAATACATCAAGGGAGAGCATTCATTCCCTGAAGGTTTTTCCTTTGCCGCCGCTGACGATCTGATTATTCTCCTGCAAAAAGACAGAAGAATTATTTCTCTCGAAGAAATACCCAATTACATAAATAAATACACCATGACCCCGGTACAACTCATTGTTCCTTCCTTCATGGATGACAAAATGCTGGGATTTCTCATCCTTGGTGAGAAAATGGACAAGACTTTCTATACCAATGATGATATTCAGACTTTCGATATTATTTCTCATCAGGCGGCACTGGCCATAGAAAACTGTCTTTATTACGAAGAAAAGGAACGCTTCCAGGAGAGAATATTTCAAAATGAGAAAAGTGCCTTTATCGGCGGCATGGCCGAGGGTGTGGCTCATCAGATAAATAACCGTCTTAACCACTTCTCCCTGGCAGCAGCTGAGATTGAAATGCTTATAAAAAAGTATCAAAATGATTTTCCCGCACCGGTTAGAGAAAATCCTCCCATAAAAGAAACCTTTGAGTCGCTGCAGACCATCAGCGAACAGCTCATCGATAACGTAAAAAGAACAAATGGCGTCATCAAGGGCGTGCTGAACTACGCGAATCTGACGCGGCGCGATGATGATATCGCTGAAATATTTTTTAACGAGATAATAGATGCCGCCATAGACCTGGCTCAGATCAAGCATGAAATCGAGGAATTCCCCATACAGGTCGATGTGGTTGGATCGTCCAACATTCTCTACGGAAAAATGACCCAGCTCCTGGAAAGTATCTTCAATATTCTGGACAATGCATACGAGGCCATTGAGGAAAAACGCATGTTCAAACTGAACGAGGAGGAAAGACGGAATTTCTCGCCGCGCATATCCATAAAACTCGTTCAGAAGGACAATGTAAGCAGGATAGAGATTTCAGATAATGGTATTGGGATCAGGGAAGAAGACTATAAAAAAATATTTGCCCCTTACTATACGACAAAATCTTCTTTTAAGACAACGTCGAGTTCCGGCATCGGTCTGTACGAAGTGAGCCGATTCATCCAGGAAAACCACAAGGGGAAAATCTGGTTCGAATCGAAATACCTGGAAGGCACAACGTTCTTCCTGGAAATTCCCCGCATAATTTTCTGACGGCTATTTCCTGAACATTCCCGCGAAATGATCGTATATCTTAGCTGTCTGTACTGCGCTTTTACCTTCAGCTATGATCCTGAAAATGGGCTCCGTATTTGATGCCCTGAGATGAACCCATCCGCCTTTAAAGACTTCATGTTTTACGAAATCGATTCGGAGTCCGTCCAGTGTTGATATTTTTTCTCCCTTGAACTCACCCTGGAGCCTGGTCATGATTGTCGCGCTACCGGCGTTGCCGCGTATGCTGACCTTGCCCTTCTTCATCACATAGGATGGCAGAGAGGCAACAAGTTCCGATAATGTTTTGTTTCTCTCGGCCATCATGTCGAGGATATACCCGATTCCCACAAGGCTGTCTCTGCCCAAGTGAACTTCCGGTGAGATCACACCGCCATTACCCTCACCGCCGATTCTCGCGCCGTTTTTTCTCATTTCATCTACAACGTTTATTTCCCCGACCCTGGTTCGTTTTACTTTTACTCCATATTTGGCTGCGATGTCTTCAACGGCTTTTGTCGTGGACAGATTTATCACGACCCGCCCCTTTTCCCTTGAAAGAAGATGTTCCGTAACCAGGGCGATGGTGTTTTCT is a genomic window containing:
- a CDS encoding MFS transporter encodes the protein MEKQRLFLNKNLHILFTVTLIAVMGVTSIAPAFPKISRELGISSARVGLLITVFTFPGIFLSPVMGVMADRLGRKTVLVPSLLLFGIAGTACTFTHDFAGLLILRFFQGIGAASIASLNQTIIGDVFTGKDRIQAMGYNATVLSFGTALYPAIGGAIALLGWHYPFLLSLFAFPVAFLVARTLESPEPENTQDVLDYLKSALHHMRGADVIGLYFASSATFILLYGVLLSYFPFYLKSTYDATSFSIGIIISSASIGTALGSSNIRYLNKRFSIKQLIITAFLLYGTAIVLTLVIKTLLLLLVPVMLYGFANGINMPAAQTALSNSAPMEYRGAFMSLNGMVLRLGQTLGPVLTGLSFALWGLPGVFYSALIFIACTIFILAFLLKSRPENP